Below is a genomic region from Eupeodes corollae chromosome 1, idEupCoro1.1, whole genome shotgun sequence.
CATCCACTTTTGTTTCCCCAGTCCTGAGACACAGTTCATCGTAAGATATGGTTTATGGCCACCGGATGTTTAGGATGTAACGTAGAGAGCGTTTGACAAAAACTTGCAACCTTCTCGAGATGCCAGGAGAACATATAGCACGGATTTTGCGTtggactcaaacaactttaactttgtACGGAGCGCTATTTACCTGGAGTTCCACACTTTAGAAAAAATTCcgaatgcactacgggctttatttattctatttgtgacatccaggtccgttccaccATCGAGTGCCAAAAAGTTTCTCAGATAGTTGAACTGGGTGAACTCTTTTTCTGCCACTtgtctcaaaataaaatgttgttgttggttttggctGGTGTGCATTAACTAAGTCTTACTGGCATTAACCCTCAAGCCAGCCACCTTCacgttttgttgaaaagatTGCCATATTTGGCCGAGGTCTCCATTTCTGTTTGCCACTAAGCATATGTCGTCAGCATTGTCGAATTGGCGTAATGTGTCCTTCAGGCGCCAGTCTTCAGTGTCTCGTGTTCACCCACCGTAGCAGTCATAACATCATCAATAGCCAGCAAAAACAGAATCGGTGACAATACATCACCCTGTCTTACTCCCTGTCGCACTTCAAATGCATCGGAAAGCTGGCCATTGTGTTGTTATAAGACTCTCTTCttatagcaacaattttatcagGAATGCCTCTAGCAACAAGCGATCTCCAGATAATATCACGACTAACGCGATAGAAGGCCTTTTCAAAACCCATGAACATGAGGTAAAGCGGGGATTGGTACTCCGACGATTGTTCAAGAAAATTTCGCAAGGTGTTAATGTGGTCGACACATGATCGATCAATGCGAAATGCCTCTTTTCGAGAATGATGGTTgccattaaatttgaaaattcggAAAGAATGGTGATTCCACGCCAGTTATTGCGTGATCAACTTTTTAACGATTACCCCGTCCTTCCATTCCCTTGGAAAGGTTTAACTTTCACACACCGACTTAACAAGTGGCAACCAGATACCGGCAGCCAAGTCGGGGTCCCCTTTGAGGAATTCGGTAGGTATGCCATCCAGcccagcagctttgttgttctttaaaaggTGTATCGCGGTTCTTATTTCGTGCATGTCGCAGGGTCAATAATAATGCCACAGGTAGATCTACGTATGTCCGGCAGTTGATGATTTGCTTTTGCAATCTGGTCATCTTTCAGGAATGTGCAGAACAGGAtggttaacaatattttgttggccTACAAGATCTTAAGTGATTTTGTACAGCATCCTCGCGTTACCTCTTCTTGCAGCTTCGTCGGCGCTTTCTGCCAATTTGTCTAATCTGGCCCTAATTTTTCGTCTCACACACCTCTGCACTACCTTTTTAGCTGTTCTATACTCACTTCGTTAACCCGTTTTCCGATGCGcatcagttttattatttatatttatattaagtgCTCTGTGGTGAGTAATTTTGTCCCTAGTGTCTTGGGATATTTGAGATAATTTTGGTTATCCCTTAATATCTCAtgaatcaaaaacgctagagacttgaattaaattgtatataatatattgtaacttgacaccaaaaaagtatatttttggaaaaaaaacaattaacggttttttataaatcaaagaatatgaaaaaaaaatttaatttccaaaacaattttgtgcaacgatgaATGTTGTTTTTCTCATCTGATaacatttggagaaaaatcaaatagacagttttttttataaaaaatataagcccaaacaaaattagtaaaaattgaatttcgacttaaatatcttttcaagaacttgagattatggcttcaaacttattttatcttataaaaaatattgttttcaacattcggaaaaattttgaccaaaatcgaattgtcagcttttttaattaaaaaagaattaaacaaaaaaaattaataacagttggtaaaaattgactcaaatatcttttcaatcttcgagatattggctttaaactaactttatcttttgaaaaatattgttgtcaacattcagtaaaattttgaaaaaaatcgaattgacagttttttttacaaaaaattaaaaaccgaccaaaaattaacaaaagttggtaaaaaatgattttcgactcaaatatcttttcaaaaatttgagatactatcttctaactaatttttacttataagcaatattgttttcaacattagtacaaattttgagaaaaatcgaattgacagtttatttacaacaaataaaaaaaaattaaaaaaatgttgaaaaaattctaattgacagttttcttacaaaaaataaaactctaaaaaaaaacaatacaataacttggtaaaaatttacattcggctcaaatagcttttcaaaaattgaaaattaaaaatatttatttcacagaaaatattgttttcgattacagtagtttttttgtttaaaaatctaacagtccgtttttcgtaaaaattaagtaaagaTTGATGTTCAATTCttgatatttcttaaataaatttgaattcatcgaatttgtaaaaagaggctgggatgcgacccacactgataacttcccatcccgtctatcgatttgtcttgcttaaaagtttgtctatatgtgctCGTATCAATTTGTTCCAAATTtgctttctattttttgtagattgtattggaaattactaaaaatcgttaacaatatttcctgttaaataaaataagtttgaaggcaatattttaaatttttggaaagatatttgagtcgaaaatcaatttttaccaacttttattcatttttgttcggttgaaaacaatatttcttataagataaaataagtttgaagcgtAAATTTcacgtttttgaaaatatatttgaatcgatattcaatttttaccaactttgtgtaatgtttttttttatatttttattttttataaaaaaactatcgatttgattttcctcaaaattttatcagatgtcaaaaacattattcttcgttgtacaaaattgtttaggagatgaaatcatattttagtcgtaaaattttggagctgacacatttttttttcattttttttgatttataaaaaaaaaccgttagttagatttttttcaaaaaatatacctgtttggtatcacgtaacgtattatattatataaaatttaattcaagtctctagtgtttttggttcgtaagatatttagggttaaccaacattttcacatttttttcaaactgctatggtaaaaaaaccacaaaagcaattttcttgagagccctttcttcatctttctgctttattatctgtataacaaaatttatttgaaatcgatatctgtactggttcttgagctatggacgacgaaaaaaaagtcgcgaacgtacgtacactcgcacgcacagacatctttctaaaaatcttttatttcgactctagtgaccttgaaacccATTACatatacaataacttcctattggaagttaaaactttaataaatgcttctaaaattggtaaaactttgttgttgactaaaaatttatttatttaaactaaaatttaaaactgaacaatttctttatatgcaaaacattgttggtaattttagtttttttaacaataattcaattaacaacatttttaacacaacacgaaaacctgcaaacttctaagcaaaacaaatcaacaGGCGGGATGGGATTTTATCActgttggtcgcatcccaggttctttttaaatttataacgggtttttcattttgaggtttcaaaagcATAGGACTGGAACTCGACATCTGTCATACAAAGttattaaaccatttttttttgttagttgaaagtctgacatttacgaaaattgaTCGCTTAACTTTcacacaacgcatacaaattgttaaaacctactccAAGAATGGTGGTTTTAAAATAGCCATAGACTCTGTGGGTGAAAGTGTTTTCAAAGAACCGAATtcgtcgattcctcgtcgtttttaggaattaggactgtcttacggcaaattatggcgtattttgcatttggatggCAGCTGACCATTCCCAACTATCAACTTGCCGTAATCCGCatcgcacctcccagtaaagatgagatcgttgccgcaattaaagcacttaagaacaacaaagcggtaggacttgagggaattcaaaaagaacttttacaagcagcgccaacgtcatcaagcgaacagCTTTATCTACtccgaaagcttccccgatgagtggataaagggaattatcgtcaagctcccaaaaaaagaagatccaaccaagtgcgaaaactggagaggaatttgcgttccaGCTGCCGTTActaaaatagtagcaaaagtcgtACTAAAACATCGTCAGAGAACACCTTAAGGCCTCTTTCGATGACAAtgaagcaggattccgcgctggatcgtCCTGttttgatcatatcaacaccctgcagATCATTATTGAACACTGCGTTAAATATCGaccaccactacacctgctgtacattgacttcgagaaggcctttgataggtTAACAGGTAGTATATCTGATTAGCTTtactgcacgatggtaggttgtcagttgattttgaaatccgtagcggagtcagacagggctgtattctgtggacaatattgtttttgttggtaataagcgatgtactgcacgTAGCTTTGCCAAATAGTGGAGGACtttgatatttcatttaaagcacttggattacgcggacgatgtttgcttactccctcataggatcatggatccccatcaaatgacaacaagtgtgaaaagagaagcagaagttgtggtgctgaaaataaatttcggcaaaacaaaactaatcagCCTCGGagcccgaccatcctctcaaacaaatatttcctcgcaaccggtggaaaatgtggagagctttcaagaccttggaagtatcgtctccatcgaaggcggaaccgaacaagacgttaTCTGCCGCATCGGAAAAGCAAAAGCGGAGTTCAGTATGTTGTCAAAATTTGAAGGAATAACTCTGTCAGCTTAAGGACAAAGCTACGACTTTTTCGCACAAATGTTGAATCTGCGCTTCTTTATAGGTGCTGCACTCTGAAGGTTACTTaggccattacaagaaagctgcaaaccttcgtgaatagatgtcttcgtaacatcctaaggattttctagcCAAAACGTATATCAAATGAGTTCCTTCATAGAAAGACTGGCCAGGAACCTATGGACTCtattatacgaaggcgtaagtggcaatggattgccacttcgaaaaggtaacgactacATTACAGGCCAAGGAATGCAGGgcaatccgctcacacaagaaggaaaaagacctcgacgaccgagaagcacatggcccAGGAAAGTCGAGGTGGAATCAGTGTCACTAGGCAAAAATTGGAGGGAACTAAAACAATCCCCGGAAAATGTACACGTTGGCGCGTAGCCGTTGTAGAGACCATTTGCCgattaaggggttcccaacggattGAACAAGTCTAAGGAGCTAAGTATGTAAGTataccaagatcatgtgatttaccaccgctggactttttatgtagataaacctttaacaatTAAGCACTTTAAAACCAAGTATTAGGAACGaaggaagatattgacttcaaaatatttatatcacacaaaatattgttttaaatattttgtcaaagtCTTAAgcagacaaattgacagacgggatagaaagttatcagtgtcggtTCCacaccagcctctttttctaaagtttgaaaatgtacctttttaaaaaataatattattttcaacttgAACCAATTCTATACAACAATTTAATGTCGAAAATGACTTCTAATGGGAAGTAAGATTTTTTGAATCACCTTAAGAACTGAGAAGTGTTTGAAATTTACTGCAGTTAATCAGCAGCTTTTCTTAGCTTAAAAGTCAGAACAGTAAAAGATGACAATGcaatttcaatattaaagatttgttttaaacaaagaacTTCGAAATTACCAATTTACTTAAATTCTCAAagctttgaagaaaaaaaaagtcaattgaaCGAGGCACAAGTTTTCGAACTTTCGAAAGTAatgtttcattgaaaaaaaaaaaacatacaaaaaacttattCAAGATACAAAAACTAATCCAATGTCAGCTCAAGTTTTTAATTCTCTCTACCAAGCCCTCTCACAATTGataacttttcaataaaatcaatcaaaccTATTTATAATAACAAATCCATTAATATCTCACGTCATGAAGTTCAGTTCTAATATTATCCTATAACACTCCatttctataaaagaaaaaaagaaaaacaataataaaagaaaaataggtgaacatcaattcaaaaaataatctccATCAATTTTTATTCAGGTACCCTTTTTTGCCTGATACCTGAGTACCTGAAAATCGTGAAAGCAGTTTCATGCTTTTAATTTACAACCGAAACATCACTTAATATTATTAAAcccaaacacaacaacaaattcaTAATAGATAGATCTTAGAACTCCTCTCTCTGAGCCCAATCTTGAAATATATAGGTTTAACATTTATATCAACAACTCTCATCCAACCAAGTTTGCCGGTCTGTAAGAAGcaacgaaaacaacaacaacccaaaaaaaaaagaaataagctaCAACCCAAGCTCTGCcctataataatataattgatCAGCGGTAGAATTTTACTTGTTTTGCTAAAGATCGAACAACGATCAATAAGACATCCAGAAGATACGATTCGAGTATACCTATCCAATGTTGTTATACCTGCGAAGTTGGGTTCTAAGACGAAATCCGCAGCGGATCATATAAAAGCCCACACCTGGATTCCAACATCATCAGTTGCTTTTGGTATCTTCTTCTGTTAacataatgtttaaaattttcgtGTGCGTTTTGGTTTTGGCAGCAGCCGTAAGTGCTGACTACGACTTCAAAGATTCTGAATTCAGTAAGATTCTCTTGTGTCCCATTTGAACCTTTCTAACGACTTTGATTCTTTACCTAGATGAACTGCTATTGGATGATTTCCAATTGGGTTTGGAGGATGATGAAGTATTGAGATTCAGACGTGGTGCTGAAGTTGCTGCAGCAGCTTCCGAGCAAAAAGAATGTACCCGTGAGAAGAACAAGAAGGACAAGGATTGCTTCTGTTGCAATGGCAGCAAAGCTGATCCAGCCCATGTTGAGGTCATGAAGGAGGTCAAGAAGGAGTGTATTGCCCAAATTCGTGGTGCTAGTGGTATGTTTATAAATGTATAGAATAATTTGTTCATAAACTACATGAGTTTCCATTCCTTCGAATAGCTCCTAGTTACGATCCCTTCGATTGTGAACAGATGAAACTCTTGAAGGAACAAAGCGTCTGCACTGCCGAATGCATTGCCAAGAGATTCAATTTGGTGGACGAACATGGTGACATGAAACGTGAATCAGTTTTGGTGAATCTTCGTGCTAAAATTGGTGACAATAATGTCTGGAAGTCAGAAGCTGTTGAAGGATTTGTCGACAAGTGTTTGGCTGAATTGAAGGCATCCAAGGAGAAgtcagcagaagcagcagcagcttTGAAGAAGGAATCACAACCAATTGAAAAAGAGAGCCGCGATGAGAAGGTTGGATGCAATCCATGCCCATTGGAATTCTCACACTGTATCTGGAGGGAGGTTGTTCAGGGATGTCCAGCTGAGTCTCAGATCGATAGTGGAAAATGCAAGAAGATCCGAGAGGGTTTGGCCAAGGGTGATAAGTCATTCTTGAACAAGCATTTCCTCCATCATTTCTCCGCCCACAGTGAAGATAAGAAAAGTTGGGAATAATTtctttattccaaaaaatttatgattgacataatttttgattaaccACTCTTTAGGACCTGACTTGGAATAATaaaagaatcttttttttttaattaaattttattattttgtactttATGGAAACTTAGGTTTATTAAGAAACttggttaatttttaaaaagtttcttataaaatttttgtgAGTGCGAAGTATCACCTTTGGTCAAACGTTCTCTGATCATCTGGCATTTTTTGGTATCCATCTGTGACTCCACCGGACAACCTTCTACGAGTTTCTTCCAAATACAATGATGGTATTCCAACGGTAAAGGATTACAAGATGGCTTATCATTATTTGACTTTTCATTGCCTACAGTTTTCAATTCATTTAGGCAACCGTCAACGTAAGTCTCCATCATTTTGGCATTCCATCGACCTTCTCCAACAAGTGTGCTCAGGGTGTGATTTAGCAATGCATCACGCTTAAACGCCCCACTGTCATCAAGTAAATCCAATTTCTTGACTATGCACTCTGCGGCACAAACAGTTTTCTCTCTCATAGCTTGAATTCCCTCACAGGTAAGTGGATCATAGCTGAAGCCAACATCTGAAAACAAGTTACACAAAAATAAGTGTCGGCAAAGAAATTCCAATTGAAGTTCATTAACTTCTTTTCTTGGCTTACCAGCATCTGGATCTCCGCGGATTTCAGCGAAACACTTCTTTTTCGCCTCTCTTGCCTTCTTAAGTCCTTCagatttctttggtttttgaccaCGACAACAGTGAACATCGAACTTGTCTTCTTTTGGTTGCTCTTCTTGACATTCACATGCGGTATTATCGGTGGCACTTCGTCGGTATCGCAGTGTTATGTCTTTTATTTCCGTTGTTATGTCTTGGAAGAGCATTTCATCTTCAAGAAAAAATGCAGTGTTGTTAATTGTCAAGCCAATTGTCATCCACTTAACGCTTACTAAAGTCGGGATCATGAAAGTCATAATTAGCTGTAACTAAGGttataatgaaaaatgaaaaacaaaaactaagctTCAACATAATGAAAATGATTGAGGAAGGTTAAACGTTACGGAGAAAGGTTTAAAGCGAGACTACTATTGGCTATGATTGGATTATTTGCTTTTATATTGCAACTGAACTGACCAGTTGGTTGGtgattatttttgcatttatgaCAATGTAATTTATACTCATGCCTTAATTTGTTGTTCTAAAGCGTGTTTTTCATTTACGAgtataagaattaaaattagCTATTTTTATCTTGGAAGGTGTCGGTcggtaaatttttacaaaaacaccGACACCTATCAGTGAAATGTCTAAAATGAGAATTACAAAAGAAGGACAAGGTGCTTCCACatctaaacaatatttaaaaaacaaccaaagCCTTTTCTATATCGTTCCAAAATTGAACAATGACAATTTCGAAGACGGTAAATATTAAAAGACTTAACACATTGCTGATACGTTAAGCATTGAGCCTCAAAACTGGgagttgtcagctgtcaaaatgatttttccTCAAAGCTTCTAGTTCATTGCTTTAGTTTTGGTACACCcgttatttaaaatagaaacgtTTGTGCTATAGGAAGGGGAGTTTCATTTACAATTTATATGCATTCTGTAAGACTTGTTTTCCGTAGAGTCGTAGGTCGGTATACTTACttcgtttttcttattaaatacattaaaaGTACAATATTATTAATGCAAATGGGTTTTTACTTATCTTCTAGCAAACAAATACTAGTTATGGAAATGTTCgtaaacatttcaaataaaaatgtattttcggtTTAATGAAGATTGAGGTGCTTTGAACTTCAAACCTACAACAAGCTTCAAGTTCAAGTTTCAAGATTTATTTTAGCAAAATACATTActgtcaaaatcaaattgaatgcatttcaaacttaaaaagaacattttatttttaaatgttgatgttttttttactacTTCTCTTTAGTTCCAGGAAAAGTAAAAGTGAaacagtttaaagaaaaaatgattttatctccaaaacaattgcatggaatgaaaagtgtttttgacatctggtaaaattttgggaacaaaacaaaaaccgaaaaaaaaaacattgttaaagttggtaaaaattaattttcgactcaaatatgttttcaaaaatttgggataGAGCTCCAaattaattgtatcttataagaaatgttgttttcaacattccgaaaagctttgagataaatcaaattgacgcggcagattaaaaagaaaataaaaaccaacaaaaaagtattactaaaagttagcaGACATTCATTTTCTAcccaaatgtcttttcaaaaatttgagatagtggctccaaattaattttatcttaaaaaaataatgttttcaacattcggtgaaatttttgaaaaataaaattgacaattttcttaagaaaaattcaaaggttaaacaaaattaacaaaagttggtaaaaattaattttcgactcaaatatcttttccaaactttgagacattggctttattttaattttgtcagtttttttactaaaaaaaacctaaaaaaaaaacattactgaaaattcttaaaaattgattttcgactaaatatcttttcaaaaattaaaaacattggcttcaaacttattttatcccctagagaatattgttttcgacattcagtacatTTTGGATAGAAATCcaacaatcaattttttcataagaaattaaaatctacaaataatagtacgcaaatgttactatggtaaaaattggttaacgattaaaaatctcgttaaaaaaatagtttaaatttttgttcctACTGTTCCTGTTTCAAAactatacatatttttgaaagatttcatTCCAATTTATCATCTATTACCTAATGCTAATTTATGTTTCACTTCTTAAGTAGTTTTCTTGTTCAATTGAAAATCAAGTTGTGGCCGTCCATTTTTTTACCTAAGCAATCATATTCCTTTGTAATAATCTACGGTGGATTGCATAAGCTTTAATGGTTTGGTGTTGCATACAACTTTGCTGAACAGCCATTCTACGTCTGTACAacaaaaagcaaagaaatacaaaatattttc
It encodes:
- the LOC129942187 gene encoding uncharacterized protein LOC129942187, which translates into the protein MLKLSFCFSFFIITLVTANYDFHDPDFNEMLFQDITTEIKDITLRYRRSATDNTACECQEEQPKEDKFDVHCCRGQKPKKSEGLKKAREAKKKCFAEIRGDPDADVGFSYDPLTCEGIQAMREKTVCAAECIVKKLDLLDDSGAFKRDALLNHTLSTLVGEGRWNAKMMETYVDGCLNELKTVGNEKSNNDKPSCNPLPLEYHHCIWKKLVEGCPVESQMDTKKCQMIRERLTKGDTSHSQKFYKKLFKN
- the LOC129942186 gene encoding uncharacterized protein LOC129942186; translation: MFKIFVCVLVLAAAVSADYDFKDSEFNELLLDDFQLGLEDDEVLRFRRGAEVAAAASEQKECTREKNKKDKDCFCCNGSKADPAHVEVMKEVKKECIAQIRGASAPSYDPFDCEQMKLLKEQSVCTAECIAKRFNLVDEHGDMKRESVLVNLRAKIGDNNVWKSEAVEGFVDKCLAELKASKEKSAEAAAALKKESQPIEKESRDEKVGCNPCPLEFSHCIWREVVQGCPAESQIDSGKCKKIREGLAKGDKSFLNKHFLHHFSAHSEDKKSWE